In one Apteryx mantelli isolate bAptMan1 chromosome 9, bAptMan1.hap1, whole genome shotgun sequence genomic region, the following are encoded:
- the ACTRT3 gene encoding actin-related protein T3 isoform X1 gives MPNLPPAVVVDNGSGLIKAGIAGEKTLWITYANVVGRPKDKLVAGQKECYVGNEAQARRGIISIRYPIERGIIMSGEDMEAVWKSIYDNDLQMQTSEQPVILTEAPLNPLVNREKMTELFFERFDVPALYVSIQAVLALYASGLTTGCVVDSGDGVTHSVPIFEGYCLPHGVLRLDLAGRDLTDYLTQLLRDSGASLVTVAEKQLVQNIKEKLCYVCLNLEKEMAKKPSEVEKTYHLPDGNEVKVHDQRFRCPEALFYPHNIGVEAPGIDKLCFSSIMKCDIGLRAYFYSNIILSGGSSLFPGIAECLNKEIAHMVPGDVKVKVSAPPERKFSAWVGGSILASLSAFQHMWITTTEYREAGPNIVHRKCF, from the exons ATGCCGAATCTGCCTCCTGCTGTTGTCGTAGACAACGGCTCGGGCCTGATCAAGGCTGGCATCGCTGGAGAGAAGACGCTGTGGATCACCTACGCCAATGTGGTTGGCCGGCCCAAGGACAAGTTGGTGGCAGGCCAGAAGGAATGCTACGTTGGGAACGAAGCGCAGGCCAGGAGAGGGATCATTTCCATCAG GTACCCAATAGAGCGGGGGATCATCATGTCCGGGGAAGATATGGAGGCCGTGTGGAAGAGCATCTACGACAACGACCTGCAGATGCAAACTAGTGAGCAGCCCGTGATTCTGACCGAGGCTCCGCTCAACCCTCTGGTCAACCGAGAGAAGATGACCGAGCTCTTCTTTGAGCGCTTTGACGTACCAGCTCTCTACGTGTCTATCCAGGCCGTGCTTGCGCTCTACGCTTCAGGGCTCACCACGGGCTGCGTGGTGGACTCCGGTGACGGTGTCACCCACAGCGTGCCAATCTTTGAAGGCTACTGCTTGCCCCATGGCGTCCTCCGGCTTGACCTGGCTGGCCGCGATCTTACAGACTACCTAACACAGCTTCTGAGAGACAGCGGCGCTTCACTAGTCACCGTGGCTGAGAAGCAGCTTGtacaaaacataaaagaaaagttATGTTATGTGTGCctgaacctagagaaggagatgGCTAAGAAACCTAGTGAAGTGGAAAAAACTTACCACCTTCCTGATGGCAATGAAGTTAAGGTTCACGATCAAAGGTTTCGTTGCCCGGAAGCCCTCTTTTATCCTCATAACATTGGCGTAGAGGCTCCAGGGATTGACAAGCTCTGCTTCAGCTCTATCATGAAGTGTGACATTGGCCTGAGGGCTTACTTCTACTCCAATATCATCCTTTCTGGTGGCTCCAGCCTCTTCCCTGGAATTGCTGAATGCTTGAACAAGGAGATAGCTCATATGGTCCCGGGCGACGTTAAGGTGAAAGTCAGTGCTCCTCCTGAGAGGAAGTTTTCTGCTTGGGTAGGAGGCT
- the MYNN gene encoding myoneurin isoform X1: MQYSHHCEHLLERLNKQREAGFLCDCTVVIGEFQFKAHRNVLASFSEYFGAFYRDASDNNVVLDQTQVKADGFQKLLEFIYTGNLNLDSWNVKEIHQAADYLKVEEVVTKCKIKMEDFAFIANPSSTETSSITGNIEMNQQTCLLTLRDYNNREKADAASADLVQPQAKKAALEKKSAQTKKRKKNFSSPKSIQNKSVQYQNDAAENASIEMFLDANKLATQITEQAAQGSDNSELQLSSVVESETLAAQDILVQTLTAKQKRGKPQQNCALKEHCMSNIASEKNTYQLEGSGEELDQKYSKAKPVCNTCGKVFSEASSLRRHMRIHKGVKPYVCQLCGKAFTQCNQLKTHVRTHTGEKPYKCELCDKGFAQKCQLVFHSRMHHGEEKPYKCDVCNLQFATSSNLKIHARKHSGEKPYVCDRCGQRFAQASTLTYHVRRHTGEKPYVCDTCGKAFAVSSSLITHSRKHTGEKPYICGICGKSFISSGELNKHFRSHTGERPFICELCGNSYTDIKNLKKHKTKVHTGSETPPDSNTLENSFNEQESIQNQKSPLSESVDVKPSEMSLPLPLPIGTDDHQMLLPVTGSQSPSSETLLRSAVTGYSEPQFIFLQQLY, from the exons ATGCAGTACTCTCACCACTGCGAGCACCTTTTAGAGAGACTGAACAAGCAGCGAGAAGCCGGCTTTCTTTGTGACTGCACCGTTGTTATCGGTGAATTCCAGTTCAAAGCACACAGAAATGTGCTCGCTTCTTTCAGCGAGTACTTTGGTGCATTTTACAGAGATGCTTCTGACAACAATGTTGTTCTGGATCAGACTCAAGTGAAAGCTGATGGATTCCAAAAACTCCTGGAATTTATTTATACGGGAAATTTAAACCTTGACAG CTGGAATGTTAAAGAAATTCACCAGGCTGCCGACTATCTCAAAGTAGAAGAAGTGGTCACTAAATGCAAGATAAAGATGGAAGACTTTGCTTTTATTGCTAATCCATCCTCTACAGAGACATCTAGTATCACTGGAAACATTGAAATGAATCAGCAGACTTGCCTTCTGACTCTCCGAGATTACAATAATCGGGAGAAAGCAGATGCTGCTTCTGCAGACTTGGTTCAACCACAAGCAAAGAAAGCAGCTTTAGAAAAGAAATCTGCTCAAACCAAAAAGCGAAAGAAGAATTTCAGCTCCCCCAAAAGCATACAGAATAAATCAGTACAATATCAGAATGATGCGGCTGAGAACGCATCCATTGAAATGTTCTTAGATGCTAATAAGCTGGCCACACAAATAACAGAACAGGCTGCCCAAGGCAGTGATAACTCTGAACTGCAGTTGTCATCTGTGGTGGAAAGTGAAACGCTGGCAGCACAAGATATCTTAGTTCAAACTCTTACAGCAAAACAAAAGCGGGGAAAGCCTCAGCAGAACTGTGCACTGAAAGAGCATTGTATGTCTAATATAGCCAGTGAAAAGAACACTTACCAGCTAGAGGGCTCAGGAGAAGAGCTTGATCAGAAGTACTCCAAAGCTAAACCAGTGTGCAACACGTGcggaaaagtcttctcagaagCCAGTAGCCTCCGTCGACACATGAGAATACACAAAGGAGTGAAACCATATGTGTGTCAGCTCTGTGGGAAGGCATTCACACAGTGCAATCAGTTAAAAACACATGTAAGAACTCACACAG ggGAGAAGCCATACAAATGTGAACTGTGCGACAAAGGCTTTGCTCAGAAATGCCAGTTAGTGTTCCACAGTCGGATGCATCATGGAGAAGAGAAACCATACAAATGTGATGTGTGCAATCTGCAGTTTGCGACATCAAGCAATCTAAAGATTCATGCCAG GAAGCATAGTGGCGAGAAGCCCTATGTGTGTGACCGGTGTGGTCAGCGGTTTGCTCAGGCCAGCACGCTCACCTACCACGTGCGTCGCCACACAGGGGAGAAACCTTATGTGTGTGACACTTGTGGAAAAGCCTTTGCTGTGTCAAGTTCTCTCATCACCCATTCCCGAAAACATACAG GAGAGAAGCCATATATCTGTGGCATTTGTGGAAAGAGTTTTATTTCCTCTGGAGAGCTCAATAAACATTTTCGGTCCCATACAG GTGAAAGACCATTTATCTGTGAATTGTGTGGAAATTCTTACACAGATATAAAAAATCTCAAGAAGCACAAAACAAAAGTTCACACAG GATCTGAAACCCCTCCTGATTCCAATACACTTGAGAATTCTTTCAATGAACAAGAATCCATTCAGAATCAGAAAAGTCCTTTATCAGAGTCTGTAGATGTGAAGCCCTCTGAGATGTCTTTACCACTTCCTCTTCCCATTGGGACTGACGACCATCAGATGCTGCTTCCTGTGACGGGTAGTCAGTCTCCTTCATCAGAAACATTACTAAGATCTGCTGTGACTGGATATTCAGAACCTCAGTTTATTTTCTTGCAGCAGTTGTACTGA
- the MYNN gene encoding myoneurin isoform X2 — protein sequence MQYSHHCEHLLERLNKQREAGFLCDCTVVIGEFQFKAHRNVLASFSEYFGAFYRDASDNNVVLDQTQVKADGFQKLLEFIYTGNLNLDSWNVKEIHQAADYLKVEEVVTKCKIKMEDFAFIANPSSTETSSITGNIEMNQQTCLLTLRDYNNREKADAASADLVQPQAKKAALEKKSAQTKKRKKNFSSPKSIQNKSVQYQNDAAENASIEMFLDANKLATQITEQAAQGSDNSELQLSSVVESETLAAQDILVQTLTAKQKRGKPQQNCALKEHCMSNIASEKNTYQLEGSGEELDQKYSKAKPVCNTCGKVFSEASSLRRHMRIHKGVKPYVCQLCGKAFTQCNQLKTHVRTHTGEKPYKCELCDKGFAQKCQLVFHSRMHHGEEKPYKCDVCNLQFATSSNLKIHARKHSGEKPYVCDRCGQRFAQASTLTYHVRRHTGEKPYVCDTCGKAFAVSSSLITHSRKHTGEKPYICGICGKSFISSGELNKHFRSHTGERPFICELCGNSYTDIKNLKKHKTKVHTAYSGFTAH from the exons ATGCAGTACTCTCACCACTGCGAGCACCTTTTAGAGAGACTGAACAAGCAGCGAGAAGCCGGCTTTCTTTGTGACTGCACCGTTGTTATCGGTGAATTCCAGTTCAAAGCACACAGAAATGTGCTCGCTTCTTTCAGCGAGTACTTTGGTGCATTTTACAGAGATGCTTCTGACAACAATGTTGTTCTGGATCAGACTCAAGTGAAAGCTGATGGATTCCAAAAACTCCTGGAATTTATTTATACGGGAAATTTAAACCTTGACAG CTGGAATGTTAAAGAAATTCACCAGGCTGCCGACTATCTCAAAGTAGAAGAAGTGGTCACTAAATGCAAGATAAAGATGGAAGACTTTGCTTTTATTGCTAATCCATCCTCTACAGAGACATCTAGTATCACTGGAAACATTGAAATGAATCAGCAGACTTGCCTTCTGACTCTCCGAGATTACAATAATCGGGAGAAAGCAGATGCTGCTTCTGCAGACTTGGTTCAACCACAAGCAAAGAAAGCAGCTTTAGAAAAGAAATCTGCTCAAACCAAAAAGCGAAAGAAGAATTTCAGCTCCCCCAAAAGCATACAGAATAAATCAGTACAATATCAGAATGATGCGGCTGAGAACGCATCCATTGAAATGTTCTTAGATGCTAATAAGCTGGCCACACAAATAACAGAACAGGCTGCCCAAGGCAGTGATAACTCTGAACTGCAGTTGTCATCTGTGGTGGAAAGTGAAACGCTGGCAGCACAAGATATCTTAGTTCAAACTCTTACAGCAAAACAAAAGCGGGGAAAGCCTCAGCAGAACTGTGCACTGAAAGAGCATTGTATGTCTAATATAGCCAGTGAAAAGAACACTTACCAGCTAGAGGGCTCAGGAGAAGAGCTTGATCAGAAGTACTCCAAAGCTAAACCAGTGTGCAACACGTGcggaaaagtcttctcagaagCCAGTAGCCTCCGTCGACACATGAGAATACACAAAGGAGTGAAACCATATGTGTGTCAGCTCTGTGGGAAGGCATTCACACAGTGCAATCAGTTAAAAACACATGTAAGAACTCACACAG ggGAGAAGCCATACAAATGTGAACTGTGCGACAAAGGCTTTGCTCAGAAATGCCAGTTAGTGTTCCACAGTCGGATGCATCATGGAGAAGAGAAACCATACAAATGTGATGTGTGCAATCTGCAGTTTGCGACATCAAGCAATCTAAAGATTCATGCCAG GAAGCATAGTGGCGAGAAGCCCTATGTGTGTGACCGGTGTGGTCAGCGGTTTGCTCAGGCCAGCACGCTCACCTACCACGTGCGTCGCCACACAGGGGAGAAACCTTATGTGTGTGACACTTGTGGAAAAGCCTTTGCTGTGTCAAGTTCTCTCATCACCCATTCCCGAAAACATACAG GAGAGAAGCCATATATCTGTGGCATTTGTGGAAAGAGTTTTATTTCCTCTGGAGAGCTCAATAAACATTTTCGGTCCCATACAG GTGAAAGACCATTTATCTGTGAATTGTGTGGAAATTCTTACACAGATATAAAAAATCTCAAGAAGCACAAAACAAAAGTTCACACAG CTTATTCTGGCTTTACTGCGCACTGA
- the MYNN gene encoding myoneurin isoform X3, which yields MQYSHHCEHLLERLNKQREAGFLCDCTVVIGEFQFKAHRNVLASFSEYFGAFYRDASDNNVVLDQTQVKADGFQKLLEFIYTGNLNLDSWNVKEIHQAADYLKVEEVVTKCKIKMEDFAFIANPSSTETSSITGNIEMNQQTCLLTLRDYNNREKADAASADLVQPQAKKAALEKKSAQTKKRKKNFSSPKSIQNKSVQYQNDAAENASIEMFLDANKLATQITEQAAQGSDNSELQLSSVVESETLAAQDILVQTLTAKQKRGKPQQNCALKEHCMSNIASEKNTYQLEGSGEELDQKYSKAKPVCNTCGKVFSEASSLRRHMRIHKGVKPYVCQLCGKAFTQCNQLKTHVRTHTGEKPYICGICGKSFISSGELNKHFRSHTGERPFICELCGNSYTDIKNLKKHKTKVHTGSETPPDSNTLENSFNEQESIQNQKSPLSESVDVKPSEMSLPLPLPIGTDDHQMLLPVTGSQSPSSETLLRSAVTGYSEPQFIFLQQLY from the exons ATGCAGTACTCTCACCACTGCGAGCACCTTTTAGAGAGACTGAACAAGCAGCGAGAAGCCGGCTTTCTTTGTGACTGCACCGTTGTTATCGGTGAATTCCAGTTCAAAGCACACAGAAATGTGCTCGCTTCTTTCAGCGAGTACTTTGGTGCATTTTACAGAGATGCTTCTGACAACAATGTTGTTCTGGATCAGACTCAAGTGAAAGCTGATGGATTCCAAAAACTCCTGGAATTTATTTATACGGGAAATTTAAACCTTGACAG CTGGAATGTTAAAGAAATTCACCAGGCTGCCGACTATCTCAAAGTAGAAGAAGTGGTCACTAAATGCAAGATAAAGATGGAAGACTTTGCTTTTATTGCTAATCCATCCTCTACAGAGACATCTAGTATCACTGGAAACATTGAAATGAATCAGCAGACTTGCCTTCTGACTCTCCGAGATTACAATAATCGGGAGAAAGCAGATGCTGCTTCTGCAGACTTGGTTCAACCACAAGCAAAGAAAGCAGCTTTAGAAAAGAAATCTGCTCAAACCAAAAAGCGAAAGAAGAATTTCAGCTCCCCCAAAAGCATACAGAATAAATCAGTACAATATCAGAATGATGCGGCTGAGAACGCATCCATTGAAATGTTCTTAGATGCTAATAAGCTGGCCACACAAATAACAGAACAGGCTGCCCAAGGCAGTGATAACTCTGAACTGCAGTTGTCATCTGTGGTGGAAAGTGAAACGCTGGCAGCACAAGATATCTTAGTTCAAACTCTTACAGCAAAACAAAAGCGGGGAAAGCCTCAGCAGAACTGTGCACTGAAAGAGCATTGTATGTCTAATATAGCCAGTGAAAAGAACACTTACCAGCTAGAGGGCTCAGGAGAAGAGCTTGATCAGAAGTACTCCAAAGCTAAACCAGTGTGCAACACGTGcggaaaagtcttctcagaagCCAGTAGCCTCCGTCGACACATGAGAATACACAAAGGAGTGAAACCATATGTGTGTCAGCTCTGTGGGAAGGCATTCACACAGTGCAATCAGTTAAAAACACATGTAAGAACTCACACAG GAGAGAAGCCATATATCTGTGGCATTTGTGGAAAGAGTTTTATTTCCTCTGGAGAGCTCAATAAACATTTTCGGTCCCATACAG GTGAAAGACCATTTATCTGTGAATTGTGTGGAAATTCTTACACAGATATAAAAAATCTCAAGAAGCACAAAACAAAAGTTCACACAG GATCTGAAACCCCTCCTGATTCCAATACACTTGAGAATTCTTTCAATGAACAAGAATCCATTCAGAATCAGAAAAGTCCTTTATCAGAGTCTGTAGATGTGAAGCCCTCTGAGATGTCTTTACCACTTCCTCTTCCCATTGGGACTGACGACCATCAGATGCTGCTTCCTGTGACGGGTAGTCAGTCTCCTTCATCAGAAACATTACTAAGATCTGCTGTGACTGGATATTCAGAACCTCAGTTTATTTTCTTGCAGCAGTTGTACTGA
- the MYNN gene encoding myoneurin isoform X4, with protein sequence MEDFAFIANPSSTETSSITGNIEMNQQTCLLTLRDYNNREKADAASADLVQPQAKKAALEKKSAQTKKRKKNFSSPKSIQNKSVQYQNDAAENASIEMFLDANKLATQITEQAAQGSDNSELQLSSVVESETLAAQDILVQTLTAKQKRGKPQQNCALKEHCMSNIASEKNTYQLEGSGEELDQKYSKAKPVCNTCGKVFSEASSLRRHMRIHKGVKPYVCQLCGKAFTQCNQLKTHVRTHTGEKPYKCELCDKGFAQKCQLVFHSRMHHGEEKPYKCDVCNLQFATSSNLKIHARKHSGEKPYVCDRCGQRFAQASTLTYHVRRHTGEKPYVCDTCGKAFAVSSSLITHSRKHTGEKPYICGICGKSFISSGELNKHFRSHTGERPFICELCGNSYTDIKNLKKHKTKVHTGSETPPDSNTLENSFNEQESIQNQKSPLSESVDVKPSEMSLPLPLPIGTDDHQMLLPVTGSQSPSSETLLRSAVTGYSEPQFIFLQQLY encoded by the exons ATGGAAGACTTTGCTTTTATTGCTAATCCATCCTCTACAGAGACATCTAGTATCACTGGAAACATTGAAATGAATCAGCAGACTTGCCTTCTGACTCTCCGAGATTACAATAATCGGGAGAAAGCAGATGCTGCTTCTGCAGACTTGGTTCAACCACAAGCAAAGAAAGCAGCTTTAGAAAAGAAATCTGCTCAAACCAAAAAGCGAAAGAAGAATTTCAGCTCCCCCAAAAGCATACAGAATAAATCAGTACAATATCAGAATGATGCGGCTGAGAACGCATCCATTGAAATGTTCTTAGATGCTAATAAGCTGGCCACACAAATAACAGAACAGGCTGCCCAAGGCAGTGATAACTCTGAACTGCAGTTGTCATCTGTGGTGGAAAGTGAAACGCTGGCAGCACAAGATATCTTAGTTCAAACTCTTACAGCAAAACAAAAGCGGGGAAAGCCTCAGCAGAACTGTGCACTGAAAGAGCATTGTATGTCTAATATAGCCAGTGAAAAGAACACTTACCAGCTAGAGGGCTCAGGAGAAGAGCTTGATCAGAAGTACTCCAAAGCTAAACCAGTGTGCAACACGTGcggaaaagtcttctcagaagCCAGTAGCCTCCGTCGACACATGAGAATACACAAAGGAGTGAAACCATATGTGTGTCAGCTCTGTGGGAAGGCATTCACACAGTGCAATCAGTTAAAAACACATGTAAGAACTCACACAG ggGAGAAGCCATACAAATGTGAACTGTGCGACAAAGGCTTTGCTCAGAAATGCCAGTTAGTGTTCCACAGTCGGATGCATCATGGAGAAGAGAAACCATACAAATGTGATGTGTGCAATCTGCAGTTTGCGACATCAAGCAATCTAAAGATTCATGCCAG GAAGCATAGTGGCGAGAAGCCCTATGTGTGTGACCGGTGTGGTCAGCGGTTTGCTCAGGCCAGCACGCTCACCTACCACGTGCGTCGCCACACAGGGGAGAAACCTTATGTGTGTGACACTTGTGGAAAAGCCTTTGCTGTGTCAAGTTCTCTCATCACCCATTCCCGAAAACATACAG GAGAGAAGCCATATATCTGTGGCATTTGTGGAAAGAGTTTTATTTCCTCTGGAGAGCTCAATAAACATTTTCGGTCCCATACAG GTGAAAGACCATTTATCTGTGAATTGTGTGGAAATTCTTACACAGATATAAAAAATCTCAAGAAGCACAAAACAAAAGTTCACACAG GATCTGAAACCCCTCCTGATTCCAATACACTTGAGAATTCTTTCAATGAACAAGAATCCATTCAGAATCAGAAAAGTCCTTTATCAGAGTCTGTAGATGTGAAGCCCTCTGAGATGTCTTTACCACTTCCTCTTCCCATTGGGACTGACGACCATCAGATGCTGCTTCCTGTGACGGGTAGTCAGTCTCCTTCATCAGAAACATTACTAAGATCTGCTGTGACTGGATATTCAGAACCTCAGTTTATTTTCTTGCAGCAGTTGTACTGA
- the LRRC34 gene encoding leucine-rich repeat-containing protein 34: MIKAHETATYCMVMSVLPDLHQQYLQACQNLSQPENPFVAYMLQEADRSDKTWTKGITLKIAGNNHLVPVQRVTDEDLQALAAVLQNTVFVTGLDLRYNVLTDDGAKHMAKFLQENSTLRYLNLMFNDIGTSGAELIARALHRNETLLYLRMTGNKIGNKGGMYFASMLQINSALEKLDLGDCDLGTQSLMAIATVLTPNRSVKAINLNRPLMYSQEEETTVHIALMLKTNSSLVELHLCKHEMKKFGVERLCEALYENCSLRYLDLSCNKITRDDVKFLGELLKRNQTLQILDLNSNRIEDDGAIYLSEALALCNRTLQALSVASNNISGKGLVALSDSMKTNMELSYIYIWGNKFDEATCMAFSELIQTGRLKPNCTDVEPYEVDGHIHLAEVSHGLKKHYYWTPSCGKMKNKDANVSLAIGAVSEYL; this comes from the exons ATGATTAAGGCACATGAGACAGCCACATACTGCATG GTCATGTCAGTTCTTCCAGATCTTCACCAGCAGTACTTGCAGGCCTGCCAAAACTTGAGCCAGCCTGAAAACCCCTTCGTCGCTTACATGCTTCAAGAAGCTGATAGAAGTGATAAAAC ATGGACAAAAGGAATCACATTAAAAATAGCTGGAAATAACCATTTAGTGCCAGTGCAGAGAGTTACAGATGAAGATCTTCAAGCTCTTGCCGCTGTCttacaaaatactgtatttgtcACAG gGTTGGACCTGCGTTATAATGTATTAACCGATGATGGAGCAAAACACATGGCAAAATTCCTTCAG GAAAACTCAACTCTGCGCTACCTTAACCTGATGTTTAATGATATTGGCACAAGCGGAGCAGAGCTGATAGCGAGAGCACTCCAC AGGAATGAAACACTTCTGTATTTGCGAATGACTGGAAACAAAATAGGAAACAAAGGTGGGATGTACTTTGCTTCAATGCTGCAAATTAATTCAGCCTTAGAGAAGTTAGATCTTGGAGACTGTGATCTG ggtACGCAGAGTCTAATGGCAATAGCAACAGTCTTGACTCCAAACAGATCGGTCAAAGCAATAAACCTTAACCGTCCTTTAATGTACAGCCAAGAG GAAGAGACCACAGTTCATATAGCTCTGATGTTGAAAACCAACTCTTCTCTTGTGGAATTGCATTTGTGCaagcatgaaatgaaaaaatttGGTGTAGAGAGACTATGTGAGGCATTGTATGAAAACTGCAGCCTGAGATACCTTGATCTTAGCTG TAATAAAATAACTCGTGATGATGTGAAGTTTTTGGGAGAACTACTAAAACGGAACCAAACCCTGCAAATCCTAGACCTTAATTCAAACCGAATAGAAGATGATGGAGCTATCTACCTGAGTGAAGCCTTGGCTCTGTGCAACAGGACCCTTCAAGC GTTATCAGTAGCAAGCAACAATATAAGCGGCAAAGGACTTGTAGCTCTTTCAGATTCAATGAAAACAAACATGGAACTTTCTTATATTTACATTTGGGGGAACAAATTTGATGAAGCCACCTGTATG GCATTTTCAGAATTAATTCAGACTGGCCGCTTGAAGCCTAACTGTACAGATGTGGAACCATATGAAGTGGATGGGCACATTCACCTTGCAGAGGTCTCCCATGGCCTCAAGAAGCATTACTACTGGACACCAAGTTGTGGGAAGATGAAGAACAAAGATGCTAATGTCAGTCTTGCAATTGGAGCTGTTTCAGAGTACTTGTGA